From the genome of Seriola aureovittata isolate HTS-2021-v1 ecotype China chromosome 18, ASM2101889v1, whole genome shotgun sequence:
aaaagTGACATAAACtttgttttcaatgttttgAACATGTTGCcatgctgtaaaaaaaactaatttcctATGGAAATTCATTTATTGGCAGTTTATTAAGTACGCCTAGCAATAGTAACTTCAGTGCTAAATGAGACCAATATAGGTCAAGTGCACATGTCAAACACATGTTAAATGACTGTCACGTTATGTAAATTCTGAGAGTGTGAAGAGGGAAAATATACTTTACTATCATTCAACATATTATTGACCTCATGGACTGAAGCCTTAGCACCACCATCAGGCAAGAGAAGTAAAAGCTACTCTATTTAAGCTACTAGAGCTTAAATAGAagaacaattttgataattgattcatctttttctttttttaagtcatttggAAACAATTATCCCACAAATAGTCCAGTGTCCAGCCTCTGGaaagtgaatatttgctggtttacTTTGTCTTCTATCAAAGTGAACTGAGTATCTTTTGAGTTCTGGCCCTGACCTTTTATTTGAAGACGTCAATCAAGGCTCTGGAAAACTGGGACGcgcatttttcactatttatgatgttttaatagactaacacattaatgaataatgaaaataatgttttttgttttgcagccaTAGATTGAGTGCTTTCTTGTTTGATATTAAGTGCAACCAGTACCCACCTTCTTCTCATAGGATCATAAAATCATGGAAGTATTCTGATCCATAAAAGCAGGAATACCACCCTTCCATATCTGATGGCAGAAGAGAAAGTTGGTAAATCTTAAGCCAAAAAGAGATagagaaatagagaaagaggttttcatgtgtaaaatctttATTATGTGCACAGAACTGTTTGTCAGGGGTTCAGTGAAACACAAGCTGGGTGAGTGGTCCCTTCCCAACACCAAATATGCATTGGAGAGGGCGACTTTAGTTTGACCCTTAACAGTGACAAGAGGCACCACTACATTTGCACAACATTTACACCAGAGAAatgcacccccacccccctccccccctcccatTAAAACCCAATGTTAAATTTCAATCCcagaagaacaagaacaaaatgttttagaaGGAATTCTTCCACATTCATAAATCTGATGTTTATCAATGAGCAAAAtggtgggagaaaaaaaaaaagtttaacagctattgtttaaaaaaaaaatccagcttgACTAACTTATTCTACCAGGTTGTGACTGGAATGTacaacaggagagaaaataagtGTAAAAGCAGTGCATGAAACCGCACACAATTCATATttggcaaaacaaacaaaaaaaaaagaacaatggaAATACTGGATGCTACATACAGTTTTTGAGTAGTAAGTACAAACTTCACATAAGAATGTTTTACCacaatcagaaaacaaaaagttaagACTGTTCCTtcaacaaaaatgtcttttcttcaaATGTGTACATGAGCTGCAagagtttttccttttctctgtgtgtgtcagggcgAAGTGTGAAACCAGAGGCttgatgaggaaaaataaagttcaTCTTGGAATGTGGGCCTGGACTCGTCGCAGGGACGATGCCAAGCTGAAGGGATCCGAATCTTGAGAATCTGGGCGtggctgacccccccccccccccccgtccatTCGATTCTCTCCAAAGCAACGAACGGTCCTGGGAAGGGGCCGCGTATTACATGGCAACCTTGGCAACCTGCTCTTCCAGTCTGGCGATTCGACGGTCTTGAAGGATGACGCGGTCCCTGAGTGACTTGAACTCTCGGAGTACCTCTTCCAGTTTGTCTTCCATTTTCTGGTCAAAAATGGAAATGCAAGTTAGCTTGACAAAAATACTTTAGATTCTTCATTTGACACTTCAGAGGCTAGAGAACTGCTCAGAGAAGATTTTGAAGGCGATAGCTGTTTACTTTTCtactttcaaaacaaattttGTTGTTAATCCTGGCAAAATAAACAGAGGCTTCGCAGGCAATGAAGCTCTGGAGCTGTTAACATTTTCCTTTGCTGCTCCACTGAATTGTGACCCAGTTACCAAAGTATGTGCTGATCCATAACTTCTGTGAATTGTTCCAACCATAATAATTACTCTGAATGGGACAATCCAAACGTCAGCGAAAAAAAGTGTTGTGCAATGCAACTTTAAAATATTACACATCAGTTTTACTAAAAGGAAACAGAATCTCTTTTTAAGAGGCTAGCTATAATaacacaagtaaaaataaacaaaaaattaaatcaacagttaaaggaaaaataattttgagCGAGAACATAAGCAGTATGACATGTTTATACAGTACTGCGCAGGTGTTTTCCATCGCTCAACACTCACTACTGAGGGCTGTGAGGCATGCTGAGAGGCAAGCTTCTGGACAGTCGAGATGTTCTCTGCTTTTGTGGCCGGCTTGGTCTCCAGGACGTTCGTCTTGACCACTTTGAGATCGCGGTTCTTTGTGGAGACGTAGCCGTCTTTGAGGGAAATAAGGATGGGGCCTCCGTTCTTGCCGGCAAACCACTCCTCTGCCTCCAGGGCGGGATCGGGGCCGGCTGTGTCCGGATACAGGTCGTCCTGGAACAGATCCGACTGgacaggtggagagaggaaaggtCACGCAGGAAATGTCATAAGGAAAATGCTGAAAAGGTATGGATGGAAGAAAACGACATGGTCTATAAAACAGCAATGAAGGAACAGCATATTTATTACAAGATACAAATGGACTTACCTTACGTGGGACTGTCATGATGATTggttcacattttctctcatgcAATTTGTAAAACCTATAGAGACAACAGGATATTACTTAAATGGAAATATTAGCAGgattcatcattattattatcattgttatttttaagtATTCAGAgaatttatgtttatttaaaggACCCGATTTAAACAACTCTGTAGTTTAaccatttgattttttttttttaaaaaacctaataataataaacctaATTCCCCCTTGCAGCAACTTCTGGCTGTGTGAATATATGAAATCTAGGCAGAAACTGTTTAAACTGATCTGCTCGTCTAGAAAATGGGGCATTTTTCAACAAATTTAGTAATGACCCCCGATACTGTATATTACCTGCAGGATCCACAGGATCACATGCTAACTGaacagcattaaaataaaatagaattgGTGTGCTACCTCGCGATTTCACATTTGTTGACGTCCAGGCCTCTTTTGGGCATGTATCCCATTCCCCTCTGGGGCTCCTTGGTGGAAAAGGTGCTGAGGTAGTGAACAAACGGTGCCTCATCTGTGATCTCAAAGTACCGAATGCTGCTGTCACCCTGAGGACACACAGTCGCAGCTGTAAGTGAGTTTGTGAATGTAACCTAACTATAAATGGAGGAATCTCTACCTGTCTATGTGTTTGTATTTCGATTTTCTCGACATCCCATTGACATTAAACTTCGTGGGCGTATTGCTGAGGACACAAGGAAGTGCAATGTtgactgtgaagttttttggtTGAGCAGTTCTTGAGAAAGTTTCAAACATCATTTTTCTAAATGTTACTTGAATTGAAGAAAAAGGCGGAATGACACAACGAGGGCAGTGGAGCACCCGGACAGTATACAGGGTGCACATGCCAGAAACTCAACTGCACACTATATTCTGTTGTGCATTGGACATTTCACCCGTGCAACTTTGTATTTACTGTGGTTTCCACATTTACACCACGTCATGTGGTAGCGCAAGATTTCCAGGTAGATTTTATGCTGTATTGTGCTGTGCATTGGACGTTTCACAGCTTTcaatgttgtatttattgtgCTTCTCACTTGCAAACCAAGTTGTTTGCATCGTTGGATCCGAGGACACTGTGGGCACCGACTATGAATCTGAAAGCACGGCTCAAGTGTGCAAACAGATTCCTAAACCCAGAGcctacacatttacacatggaTCTTTTTTTTACGTACCTCTAAATTCGGTAGGTTTCTGTAACGGGTAATTTTGCATGCTGAGACTTGACTGACACAGGCCAAGCAGGAAACTCCTTCCAACAGGCACATTTTGAACGAGCACTGCACTAATTATTAAAAACTgggaaacaaaacaggaatATCGCTATGATAAGGCTTCTCACCTTTCCACACAGGTAGACTACATTGGTGTCAGGGTCATAGAAGGGCAGCAGAACTCCATTACTGGTGTCCATCTCTTGAACACATATTGGCTCATCCATGTTGTCCTGGTAACACAAAATTCAGCATTTTAAGTAATGGTACAGTTTGGGGGAACCTTGATCATTTACTGCCCATGGTTAATGCTTAAAATCAAATTATGCCGACTGACTGGATGAGTTGCCGCTGTGTTTAATACGTGGCAAACTCTCACATTTTGACAACAATGAACGGGAATAAAATTACATTCTcacaatattttaaattttctcttttctctttgtattcACCGCCCCCTGCTGGAGCTCAGAAgttacagacacaaacagttcAGAGAAAGAAGCAAAAAGTGAGAGCATGTTCACCACACACGAGCCACTGATGAAGACAACATTTTGACATATATCATGGGCAGGAAACTGTACAACCAAAGCTCTATAAAAGTTCACCATGACTGTAAAAGCTGCAGGTGTCCTATAAAGAGCAGCGTTTCTGTGATGTGTCAGAGTGTGGAGGACTGAATGACATTTTCTATGGTGACGTACACTTTTCCACAGGGCTAGCTGGCGCTCGCTCATGCGGCTGAATCCAGTGGTGAAAATGTTTCCATCTGCTAAAAAGATCGCTCTCATTGGTCGAGCTCCCTCATGGGCCTTGTCCTTCTcctgaaaagagacaaaaatacCTGTCAGATTGGACAGCCATGTTTGTAGGCTTGGTCAGTGATTCTGGAAAACATTATTCCACACTTCAAGCATCCCATCCTTCACATCCCCTCAGCGTTTCCACTTACCGCAACGATCTTTTTCTTACGGGGGTCGATGACGCGGACCTTCTTGTCCTTGCAGGCGGTGCAGAGTAGGCTGCCATTGCGGCTCCAGCTGACACTAAAGATAACATCAGGGTGCATGTCCTCCAGGTTGATCATGGCCTCTCCTGTGCCCACATTCCAGATGATGATCTGGTTGTCGCACCCtaaaatggacacacacacacacagcacagcctgACTGCACACACCTCTGTGTCAAAGTCTATTTTCGGCACTTTACATCACACAAAGCAGCGCAATAGAGGGGCAGCCCCCTGAGATAATTGGTCAGATTTGGAGTTCAGCTGTGGACAAATGGCAGACCGGTTACACGTTTCAGGTTGAGGCCAGAGGCCGTACCAGAGGCTTCAGTCAAAGGTTACCTGCGCTGAGGAGAACGTTGCGAGCGGTGGGATGCCAAGACACGATGCCAACCCTCTTAGAGTGGCCCTCTAACACGACCACAGGGTCTGAGAGGGGAGTCTCCAGCCCGTTCTCAGGGATCTGCCAGACCTAAaccagaaaaatacaaaacagacgcagaaaatgagaagctgcagagagaaaatctgtcaagtcaattattttttcatggtACTAATACTGAAATGGAGAAATAGAGTAGACCAGTCAGaccaaacacaaatgttttatatgcCCAGGGAAACTGGTCGTAACTGCTGctgataatataaataaataaatacagagaaacACCACtggcaaaaaacatttaataatataatatttttaatttcacttaaCACAGCACATCATGTCCAAGAAATCACAAGCTGTGGGGTTAATTGTTCATGTGATGCTTCGGAGATTAACCGTGTCTTTACCATGACCGTGCAGTCCTCCGAGCCGCTCGCAATGACATGGTCATTATGAGGACACCAGTCGATGTCCAACACTGGGCCCGTGTGACCGCATACTGTCGGGTACACCTTGTCTATGCGGCCAGTCTACAAGACAAGAAGACAACTGTGTTACAAAGAGGTTAAAGACTGTGACCTGGCGTAGAGCAATAAAGTTCGGTAAGCTGTAAGAGAGATATGAAAATGAGCAACATACAGGGATAACACAAGTATTCTTTATATAATCCTGCATGACTACACAAGTTTTATTGAACAACTGACATTGTGAGCTAAAACAATCATTTTACACTTTCAGAACTTTCACTCAGACGTCAACtcaagtttatttattctcATATGAAACAACATCTAGTTCTGTAAAACCAGTAAAAAAGAGGACCTGACATGCCaatcaatatttcacaaaaagtCAATAAACTGTGGTGGTCGAccctgagagaggagggaggtttCAATTCGCACTGAACTTTAATTTTAAGCTGCAAAACCTGAAACCTGAATTCACAGGGGACAGGAGACCAGAAGGTTAGTACCATGAAGACATTCGATCCTCTGGCGAATAATTCTCATGTGAGCACACAGTAAACACGTTTTTACTGCAGTGACCTCATCCATTCTCATCGTGGACGGACATCTGTGATTTCTACCTGAATGTCCTGAAGTTACGGCAGCTTCTCCACAGGCAGGACATTATCCTGTGACTATAAATGAATTAACCCAGTGgcataaaataatgacaaagcacCCAATCCCCTCTGTGAGTATCATGTGCTCAATGAGGCAACTGTAACAGTATACATATCAAATGCCTTTACTATCGGGCAGATTTAAACATTGATTATCTACGTTTTTTAGTACAGATATGGGCCTCAGGGAACAGCAGGACATGGTCACAGCAAACGGCCTATAGAATTGATTCACCACATGGTCTGAGGGCTATAACATGACAGCGCACTGCACTACAACCTCTGGATAAGCCTTAAACCCTATGTATCCAATTTTGGTCCTGAAGGACCAGAGTCACACAGATATTTTTATCCCTACCTGTTAGTTAAAGCCTCTGTGTGTAGGATTAGAGAATTTCTGACTCTGGTGTTCAGATGAAAAACATGCCATcagaataattacaaaaaagcTTCAATCGCATAACAGGACACAGAGTTCTCATGACAATCCCTGCAAAAGTTAAAGAAACATTCcactcaaaatcacaaatgtcaacctcacgGTGGTGCCAGAGGAAAAGCCAGCGGGTCGTTAAAGTTATTAGGATTCACTGTTTgtggaacatgaatgtctgcacaattTCATAACAATCCTTCCAATAACTGTTGAGATATGTCGGTGAGGATCAAAGAGGCGGACAGACACTCCCATgctgctaacatggctaaaaTTACATACAACATGGAAGGTAGAAATGGGACAGAATCCCAGTGTTATGACTTTCTCTCATTAGCATTACTAGATTGCTCAATACGGAAACTGCCAGTGTTAAATTAATAACACAGTAATGTAATTTGCACAGTGACTTAACACTCTCTCTGGCGTTATCTTGTGGTAAGTGCTGGATGTATTCTGAGGCGCACTGACAAGCACAGCGCAGCCAAGGACCACATTAAGTGGATCAGCCCGTGCTTGGCTACCAAACAGTcattcatgctgctgctgctgtgggtaGTAAACTATTATATATAGAGACTACATGAATGTCTATTCATAAAGTAAGTGCCATAGATTTTGCACTGAAGTTCAATATCCTGTACTGGAGATTTATGAAAAATGCTAATTCAGAGGAGTAATTTCCACTAGGATAGTGAACTGTATTTATAAGTTGGAGAAAGTGAACTTCAATATGATGAACTCTGGCTGAGCCATAGACGGAGCAGTTGTGGCTCGTTACCCaccagaacagaaaaaaacaaaacatcaacctTTACAGGACCAGAATTGAAGAGCACTGCTTTAAACCATGCTACGCTACTCCGTGTAGGATATGGCAACATCACAGGTATAAGAAAGACGCTGTACTTGGACCTTCAGAAACTCCTTCCTATttaaattctatatttttgGATACTTCATGCAAATTTGGACCTCACAGCTCTTCTGTAATGGacctaaaaatatatatttttttcatctctttttgcAAACAAGAGTAGCAGAGCATCTCACCTTTTGTAGAGGAAGGACAAGAAAAGCTCCTCCCCCACTGGCCTCTATGATGATGGCAACAAACTTGGGGTTGACGGCACAGAAGGAGCTGTCCCACGTGACCCTGGAGACACGGATGTCATCGTAGCACTGGTCGTTCCTCACGGCCTGACCAAAGACGTGACGGAACTTGCTCTGTCGCACAACTCGCCGCAACATATCTGCAGAGAGGAATAAGAGAGCGGTAAGCCAAGAGCTCCTGAGTGGCTCTCCCCACAAATAATCTTGTTGAGGACATTTTTGTATTACATGTATAAGTACTGTCGAAAGTGGCCATTTCTTCCACAGAAACTGATGttataaaatctaaaaatgagCATCCTTCTGTCACCACTGAGCACGCTGAGGGTTAAGTTTGGCTTACTGCCAGCACAGTTTGTCTGATCTGAGATTACCTTTATTAACTGTGACTTAGTTTGTTCCTTTGCATGcaaactaaataaaatcagCTCTACCTACGGTAAAACATGAGacaatttttttcttcagctgtgtTTACCTCCTTATTTCAGTGCAATTTCTCAGACTTCTGAGAGGAAAAAGTTCAAGTTCTGGAAAGGCTGTCAACTAATAGGTAGACCTAAGTGGGTTTTAGTGAATTTTGG
Proteins encoded in this window:
- the LOC130186854 gene encoding coronin-1C-A-like isoform X2; its protein translation is MLRRVVRQSKFRHVFGQAVRNDQCYDDIRVSRVTWDSSFCAVNPKFVAIIIEASGGGAFLVLPLQKTGRIDKVYPTVCGHTGPVLDIDWCPHNDHVIASGSEDCTVMVWQIPENGLETPLSDPVVVLEGHSKRVGIVSWHPTARNVLLSAGCDNQIIIWNVGTGEAMINLEDMHPDVIFSVSWSRNGSLLCTACKDKKVRVIDPRKKKIVAEKDKAHEGARPMRAIFLADGNIFTTGFSRMSERQLALWKSDNMDEPICVQEMDTSNGVLLPFYDPDTNVVYLCGKGDSSIRYFEITDEAPFVHYLSTFSTKEPQRGMGYMPKRGLDVNKCEIARFYKLHERKCEPIIMTVPRKSDLFQDDLYPDTAGPDPALEAEEWFAGKNGGPILISLKDGYVSTKNRDLKVVKTNVLETKPATKAENISTVQKLASQHASQPSVKMEDKLEEVLREFKSLRDRVILQDRRIARLEEQVAKVAM